The following are from one region of the Silene latifolia isolate original U9 population chromosome 9, ASM4854445v1, whole genome shotgun sequence genome:
- the LOC141601142 gene encoding uncharacterized protein LOC141601142, with protein sequence MDQQRYTRRCDDYNSDHSFPELKTELPIEKHGAIIYTHAVFKVFQEKVMAADSCGVDDFKKDEHVRIIHVIDAERDRIFKVRLDLRSTDAVCECKLFERIGLLCRLDSNGNVTEDSYMATSDNSHLCNVWSEFRQIVGVLKTLPAEHTEELASLLVEFRQKLCIEPLTKDQEMEILLGCSSSSEVTIHPPEQARNKGSGKRLKSAKQQAIEKAAKPKRLCAYCKERVTHDRRTCPLRIADEVVEKAAKKKKV encoded by the exons ATGGACCAGCAGCGCTATACACGaaggtgcgatgattataacagcGACCACTCATTCCCTGAGCTTAAGACAGAATTACCTATAGAAAAGCATGGCGCTATTATATACACACATGCTGTGTTCAAGGTGTTTCAAGAAAAAGTAATGGCTGCCGATTCATGTGGTGTTGATGACTTTAAGAAGGACGAGCATGTGCGCATAATTCATGTGATCGATGCTGAGAGAGACAGAATTTTCAAGGTGAGGTTGGACCTTAGAAGCACAGATGCAGTATGCGAGTGTAAACTGTTCGAAAGAATTGGATTACTCTGCAG GCTTGATTCGAATGGGAATGTCACTGAGGATTCATATATGGCTACGTCTGATAACAGTCATTTGTGCAACGTATGGTCAGAGTTCCGTCAGATAGTTGGTGTTCTCAAAACTTTACCTGCTGAACACACGGAAGAGTTAGCATCCCTCCTAGTTGAGTTCCGGCAGAAGTTATGTATTGAACCGCTTACAAAAGACCAAGAGATGGAGATTCTGTTGGGCTGCAGCTCGTCGTCTGAAGTCACTATCCACCCTCCggaacaagcacgcaacaagggcAGCGGAAAAAGATTGAAGTCAGCTAAACAACAGGCCATTGAAAAAGCAGCCAAGCCAAAGAGGCTATGTGCATACTGCAAAGAAAGAGTTACCCACGACAGGAGAACATGCCCTCTTCGCATAGCTGATGAAGTTGTTGAGAAAGCGGCTAAAAAGAAAAAAGTTTGA
- the LOC141602728 gene encoding uncharacterized protein LOC141602728, which produces MKKSGILAVSLAAASATAVSVPATSSASFTLNTRPPLNQEDGSSKGRKESTDKFAPKFDGLKFIETLVTAHR; this is translated from the exons atgaaaaagtcgGGAATATTAGCAGTGTCGCTAGCAGCCGCCTCGGCTACAGCCGTTTCCGTTCCCGCTACCTCTTCTGCTTCATTTACCCTCAATACTCGTCCTCCTCTTAatcag GAGGATGGAAGTAGCAAAGGGAGAAAGGAATCTACGGATAAATTTGCGCCGAAATTTGATGGATTGAAATTTATTGAGACTTTGGTTACTGCTCATAGAtga